From a region of the Actinomadura luzonensis genome:
- a CDS encoding acyl-CoA dehydrogenase family protein: MKLVLSEEQRQLQESVRSFLRAASPLPKARQGYDPQVYARLNGELGLSGLIVPEEYGGAGAGLAELAVALEETGAALLPGPFLATAFAAIALAATPDKELLSGIAEGRLAATLGLPADDEISCDGASASGTLPQVLSGMEADVLVTPASTPASTPASSDGEQVVIAVELTGAGVTRTALDTLDLTRGQARVTLDGAPCKVLGPRPASGVTERVCVALAAEQLGVMRAALDAIVAYAKIRVAFGRFIGSYQGVKHKLADMHGKLEQAESIVRYAAWAADEAPDELPEAAALAQAFVGRACFEVARDHLLLHGGIGYTWEHDAHLFYKRAKADEVLLGPPRIHRARLAELLEL, from the coding sequence GTGAAGCTCGTACTCAGCGAGGAGCAGCGGCAGCTGCAGGAGTCCGTCCGGTCCTTCCTGCGCGCGGCCTCGCCGCTGCCCAAGGCCCGCCAGGGCTACGACCCGCAGGTCTACGCCCGCCTCAACGGCGAGCTGGGCCTGTCCGGCCTCATCGTCCCCGAGGAGTACGGCGGCGCCGGCGCCGGCCTCGCCGAGCTGGCGGTCGCGCTGGAGGAGACCGGCGCGGCGCTGCTGCCCGGGCCGTTCCTCGCCACCGCCTTCGCCGCGATCGCCCTGGCCGCGACGCCCGACAAGGAGCTGCTGTCCGGCATCGCCGAGGGCCGGCTGGCCGCCACGCTGGGCCTGCCCGCCGACGACGAGATCTCCTGCGACGGCGCGTCCGCGAGCGGGACGCTGCCGCAGGTGCTCAGCGGCATGGAGGCGGACGTGCTCGTCACGCCCGCGAGCACGCCCGCGAGCACGCCCGCGAGCAGCGACGGCGAGCAGGTCGTGATCGCCGTCGAGCTGACCGGCGCCGGCGTCACCAGGACCGCGCTCGACACCCTCGACCTCACCCGCGGCCAGGCCAGGGTGACGCTCGACGGCGCGCCCTGCAAGGTGCTCGGGCCGCGCCCGGCGAGCGGCGTCACGGAGCGGGTGTGCGTGGCGCTGGCCGCCGAGCAGCTCGGCGTGATGCGCGCCGCGCTCGACGCCATCGTCGCCTACGCCAAGATCCGCGTCGCCTTCGGCCGCTTCATCGGCTCCTACCAGGGCGTCAAGCACAAGCTCGCCGACATGCACGGCAAGCTCGAACAGGCCGAGTCCATCGTCAGGTACGCCGCCTGGGCCGCCGACGAGGCGCCCGACGAGCTGCCCGAGGCCGCCGCGCTCGCCCAGGCGTTCGTCGGCCGCGCCTGCTTCGAGGTGGCCCGCGACCACCTGCTGCTGCACGGCGGCATCGGCTACACCTGGGAGCACGACGCGCACCTGTTCTACAAGCGGGCCAAGGCCGACGAGGTGCTGCTCGGCCCGCCCCGCATCCACCGTGCCCGGCTCGCGGAGCTTTTGGAGCTGTAG
- a CDS encoding acyl-CoA dehydrogenase family protein, with protein sequence MNLAEYRRAARAWLEENVPDDGPPEGDGITRAKEFMAKLYDAGYSGITWPAQWGGQGLTQAEERAFAAEARDFTLPTYVFSIGLGMTGPTLVDRGSDAQRERFVRPLLRGEEIWCQLFSEPGAGSDVASLQTRAELDGDHWVVNGQKVWTSVAHHADWGLLLARTDVDVPKHKGLTMFVVDMHHPGVTVRPLKDMSGRANFNEIFFDNVIIPDEHRVGEVNDGWSVAVTTLLHERLSISAGVGMGGSKDHPASLEALRKVVDTGDPLVRDQLVELHIRNRALALFNQRLAQETKAGIFPGARGSGAKLLLAELTLFQADLATQLVGPEAALADHPLAQAVSMAPGMALGGGTNEIMRNIVGERVLGLPPEPRVDKTVPFKDLKVGTQA encoded by the coding sequence GTGAACCTTGCTGAGTATCGGCGTGCCGCCAGGGCCTGGCTGGAGGAGAACGTCCCGGACGACGGGCCGCCCGAGGGGGACGGCATCACCAGGGCCAAGGAGTTCATGGCCAAGCTCTACGACGCCGGGTACTCCGGCATCACCTGGCCCGCGCAGTGGGGCGGCCAGGGCCTGACCCAGGCGGAGGAGCGCGCCTTCGCCGCCGAGGCCCGCGACTTCACCCTCCCCACCTACGTCTTCTCGATCGGTCTCGGCATGACCGGCCCCACCCTCGTCGACCGGGGCAGCGACGCGCAGCGCGAGCGATTCGTCCGCCCGCTGCTGCGCGGCGAGGAGATCTGGTGCCAGCTCTTCTCCGAGCCCGGCGCGGGCAGCGACGTCGCCAGCCTCCAGACCAGGGCCGAGCTCGACGGCGACCACTGGGTGGTCAACGGCCAGAAGGTGTGGACGTCGGTCGCCCACCACGCCGACTGGGGCCTGCTGCTGGCCCGCACCGACGTGGACGTGCCCAAGCACAAGGGCCTGACCATGTTCGTGGTGGACATGCACCACCCCGGCGTCACCGTCCGCCCGCTCAAGGACATGTCCGGCCGCGCCAACTTCAACGAGATCTTCTTCGACAACGTGATCATCCCCGACGAGCACCGCGTCGGCGAGGTCAACGACGGCTGGAGCGTCGCCGTCACGACACTGCTGCACGAGCGGCTGTCGATCTCGGCCGGCGTCGGCATGGGCGGCTCGAAGGACCACCCGGCCTCGCTGGAGGCGCTGCGCAAGGTCGTCGACACCGGCGACCCGCTGGTCCGCGACCAGCTCGTCGAGCTGCACATCCGCAACCGCGCGCTGGCACTGTTCAACCAGCGCCTGGCGCAGGAGACCAAGGCCGGCATCTTCCCCGGCGCGCGGGGCAGCGGCGCCAAGCTGCTGCTGGCAGAGCTGACGCTGTTCCAGGCGGACCTCGCCACCCAGCTCGTCGGGCCGGAGGCGGCGCTGGCCGACCACCCGCTCGCCCAGGCCGTGTCGATGGCGCCGGGCATGGCGCTCGGCGGCGGCACCAACGAGATCATGCGCAACATCGTGGGCGAGCGCGTGCTCGGGCTGCCGCCGGAGCCGCGGGTGGACAAGACCGTGCCGTTCAAGGACCTGAAGGTGGGGACGCAGGCGTGA
- a CDS encoding TetR/AcrR family transcriptional regulator, with amino-acid sequence MTSGFSRLRREDLLKTACEVIADQGFGHTRTIDIARAAGVSQALLFYHFENKERLFAQAFMYAARQHLTTLEDIEQSPATPVDRLRTLLRVCSPTMQPEGWRLWIDAWAEAMRNADLEDISRRIDTHGRLLLRAIIEDGSQTGDFTCPDPDGAAWRIFALIDGLAIQTNVHPKVLSRRRINALIRTAAANELGVPLEKL; translated from the coding sequence GTGACATCTGGTTTCAGCCGATTACGGCGTGAGGATCTCCTGAAGACCGCCTGCGAGGTCATCGCGGACCAGGGCTTCGGCCACACCAGGACCATCGACATCGCCCGCGCTGCGGGCGTCAGCCAGGCCCTGCTGTTCTACCACTTCGAGAACAAGGAACGGCTGTTCGCGCAGGCCTTCATGTACGCGGCCCGCCAGCACCTCACCACGCTGGAGGACATCGAGCAGTCGCCGGCGACCCCGGTCGATCGCCTGCGCACCCTGCTGCGGGTCTGCTCCCCCACGATGCAGCCCGAGGGCTGGCGGCTGTGGATCGACGCCTGGGCGGAGGCGATGCGCAACGCGGACCTGGAGGACATCTCGCGGCGGATCGACACCCACGGCCGCCTGCTGCTCCGCGCGATCATCGAGGACGGCTCCCAGACCGGCGACTTCACCTGCCCCGACCCCGACGGGGCCGCCTGGCGGATCTTCGCGCTCATCGACGGGCTGGCCATCCAGACGAACGTGCATCCCAAGGTGCTCTCCCGGAGGCGGATCAACGCGCTGATCCGCACGGCTGCGGCGAACGAGCTCGGCGTACCCCTCGAAAAGCTGTGA
- a CDS encoding AurF N-oxygenase family protein, with protein MTTAPSSVTARERDEQVAGRSAYRAVIERLSKASVDKHWEPYRDIPWDDPDFRVDPADPRWELPEVDKLGGHPWYRSRPAETRAAIGLWRVATAMKIGLQFENLLKRGLLNYAYRLPNGSPEFRYVYHETIEEGHHGMMFQEFVNRTGMPIRGMPGPLSVVAQVAPWIPLISTELFFVFVLGGEDPIDHVQRKVLKDGRAHHPLEETIMRIHIAEEARHISFARHYLRNRVPRMPAYRRFLLGVAAPLVLGVMARIMLAPPGAMIRHFRIPPNVVADVYLRNDEAKREIRDSVGKTRELCAELGLIGPLTRRIWRAMGIWAEPRA; from the coding sequence ATGACAACCGCACCGAGCTCTGTCACCGCCAGGGAACGCGACGAGCAGGTCGCCGGCCGCAGCGCGTACCGGGCGGTCATCGAACGCCTGTCGAAGGCGTCGGTCGACAAGCACTGGGAGCCGTACCGCGACATCCCGTGGGACGACCCCGACTTCCGCGTCGACCCGGCGGACCCGCGCTGGGAGCTGCCCGAGGTGGACAAGCTGGGCGGCCATCCCTGGTACCGCAGCCGGCCGGCGGAGACGCGCGCCGCCATCGGGCTGTGGCGGGTGGCCACCGCCATGAAGATCGGCCTGCAGTTCGAGAACCTGCTCAAGCGCGGCCTGCTCAACTACGCCTACCGGCTGCCGAACGGGTCGCCCGAGTTCCGCTACGTCTACCACGAGACCATCGAAGAGGGACATCACGGGATGATGTTCCAGGAGTTCGTGAACCGGACGGGGATGCCGATCCGGGGCATGCCGGGGCCGCTGTCGGTCGTCGCGCAGGTGGCGCCGTGGATCCCGCTGATCTCGACGGAGCTGTTCTTCGTGTTCGTGCTGGGCGGCGAGGACCCCATCGACCACGTGCAGCGCAAGGTGCTCAAGGACGGGCGGGCGCACCACCCGCTGGAAGAGACGATCATGCGCATCCACATCGCGGAGGAGGCCAGGCACATCTCCTTCGCCCGGCACTACCTGCGCAACCGCGTGCCGCGCATGCCCGCGTACCGGCGGTTCCTGCTCGGCGTCGCCGCGCCGCTCGTCCTCGGCGTGATGGCCCGCATCATGCTCGCGCCGCCCGGCGCCATGATCCGGCACTTCCGCATCCCGCCGAACGTCGTCGCCGACGTCTACCTGCGCAACGACGAGGCCAAGCGGGAGATCCGCGACTCGGTGGGCAAGACCCGCGAGCTCTGCGCCGAACTGGGGCTCATCGGCCCGCTCACGCGGCGGATCTGGCGGGCCATGGGCATCTGGGCGGAGCCGCGGGCGTGA
- a CDS encoding SDR family NAD(P)-dependent oxidoreductase yields MRTAIVTGGASGIGRALAEALAARGVAVTVADLTTPPSAPPSTGAPPSSEPSPAPPTRTAPPTEPAPAPSTGATPPAGSSSGPPVAGTTATVAGPTIGSASASFGGSGPSAGPAASPKPGEVRFARVDVTDADAVAALVERVTDEHGRLDFMFNNAGIAVGGTAQEMTREHWDRTIDVNLRGVVHGVLAAYPVMARQGFGHIVNTASLAGLVPAPLMLPYTATKHAVVGLSLALRAEAAAHGVRVCVVCPGFVDTPLLDNANPGLPATRIGASARQVIGRGPGRLYSAEALAEDVLRGVARNRALIVAPASGRLAWRLARLWPGGAVRAARVASGLTSGLASGLASGLASGLVSGRRGASREAPPPA; encoded by the coding sequence GTGAGGACGGCGATCGTCACCGGGGGCGCGTCGGGGATCGGGCGGGCGCTGGCGGAGGCGCTGGCGGCGCGGGGCGTGGCCGTCACGGTCGCCGACCTGACCACCCCGCCCTCCGCACCCCCTTCCACCGGAGCGCCCCCGTCCTCCGAACCCAGCCCGGCCCCTCCCACCCGAACCGCCCCACCCACCGAACCCGCCCCCGCCCCTTCCACCGGAGCCACCCCGCCCGCCGGATCCTCCTCGGGCCCTCCCGTCGCCGGGACGACGGCGACCGTCGCGGGCCCGACGATCGGGTCGGCCTCCGCCTCCTTCGGCGGGTCCGGCCCCTCTGCCGGACCGGCCGCCTCCCCCAAGCCGGGCGAGGTGCGGTTCGCCCGGGTCGACGTCACCGACGCGGACGCGGTCGCCGCCCTGGTGGAACGGGTGACCGACGAGCACGGCCGCCTCGACTTCATGTTCAACAACGCCGGCATCGCCGTCGGCGGCACCGCGCAGGAGATGACCCGCGAGCACTGGGACCGGACGATCGACGTCAACCTGCGCGGCGTCGTGCACGGGGTGCTGGCGGCCTACCCGGTGATGGCGCGGCAGGGGTTCGGGCACATCGTCAACACCGCGTCGCTGGCGGGGCTGGTGCCCGCGCCGCTGATGCTGCCGTACACGGCCACCAAGCACGCCGTCGTGGGGCTGTCGCTGGCGTTGCGCGCCGAGGCGGCGGCGCACGGCGTGCGGGTCTGCGTGGTGTGCCCCGGTTTCGTGGACACGCCGCTGCTCGACAACGCCAACCCCGGCCTGCCCGCGACCCGGATCGGCGCGTCGGCCCGGCAGGTGATCGGCCGCGGCCCCGGCCGGCTCTACTCCGCCGAGGCCCTCGCCGAGGACGTGCTGCGCGGCGTCGCCCGGAACCGGGCGCTCATCGTGGCGCCCGCGTCGGGCCGGCTCGCCTGGCGGCTGGCCCGGTTGTGGCCGGGCGGGGCGGTACGGGCCGCGAGGGTGGCGTCCGGGCTCACGTCCGGGCTCGCCTCCGGGCTCGCGTCCGGGCTCGC